One genomic region from Leptospira tipperaryensis encodes:
- a CDS encoding alpha-glucosidase: MFLRSFWILTLFFCFSFCNSPFANYTKLSLPAEKSFSFGKGFQANQREDVLEIRSSQGIFLELSLKTPFLSAAKGEQKVKSKFASFEIKDQIQVRCDSQSIDAIFSNEKELKISGKLEGENCKSDYEIRFVPLDETALEFKVVFSDSSLNRSYIRILSEETENIFGLGEQFSHFNLKGKTPFLFTEEQGLGRGDQPITAGANLMAGAGGNEYSTYTPIPFFLTSKNRSLYFENTSYSIFDFSKPEEITISFRENGLNGTIWKEVSPVKLVQKFTLKTGKAPILPDWAYGTWLGVQGGKEVVLKHIEEAKKAGNPITALWIQDWVGRRKTSFGSQLWWKWIADEKSYPDFKKFCSDLNAQGISVLGYLNPFLANEGPLFEEAVKKNYLVKNKNGKDYEIATAGFPAYLLDLTSPEAVKWIQGIIQKNMIGAGLSGWMADFGEWLPLDAVLYSGVNAESYHNVYPVEWARINREAIRQAGKEGKIVFFTRAGYSESMKHSTLFWEGDQMVSWGEHDGLISVLTGLLSGGLSGISLNHSDIGGYTTINNPLKNYHRSKELFLRWAELNVFSPVFRTHEGNRPEKNHQAFSDEETIREFARYGKMHFVLKEYLQALVKEASLTGLPVVRPLYLHYPNDLRTHEIKNEFLLGEDLLVLPVLEKGESSVEGYLPEGEWEHLWTGKIFTGRQDIEVESPLGSPAIFLKKNGTWFPKLKNALLPFRR, translated from the coding sequence TTCTCAAGGAATCTTTCTCGAACTCTCCTTAAAAACTCCTTTTTTATCCGCGGCCAAGGGAGAACAAAAAGTAAAATCGAAATTTGCTTCTTTTGAAATCAAAGATCAAATCCAAGTTCGCTGCGATTCTCAGAGCATCGATGCGATTTTTTCCAATGAAAAGGAACTCAAAATTTCCGGAAAACTCGAAGGAGAAAATTGTAAGAGCGACTATGAGATTCGTTTTGTTCCGTTAGACGAAACGGCCCTGGAATTTAAGGTAGTATTCTCGGATTCTTCTTTGAATCGTTCTTACATACGGATCCTTTCGGAAGAGACTGAAAATATCTTCGGACTCGGAGAACAATTCTCCCATTTTAATCTAAAGGGAAAAACTCCGTTTTTGTTTACCGAAGAACAAGGTTTGGGAAGGGGAGATCAACCCATCACCGCAGGAGCCAATCTGATGGCGGGTGCGGGAGGAAACGAATATTCCACTTATACCCCGATTCCATTCTTTCTGACTTCCAAAAATCGTTCTCTTTATTTTGAAAACACTTCGTATTCTATATTCGATTTTTCTAAACCCGAAGAGATCACGATCTCGTTTCGAGAGAACGGTCTCAACGGAACGATCTGGAAAGAAGTTTCTCCCGTAAAACTCGTTCAGAAATTTACTCTGAAAACGGGGAAGGCTCCGATACTTCCGGATTGGGCCTATGGAACTTGGCTTGGAGTCCAAGGCGGAAAGGAAGTCGTATTAAAACATATCGAAGAGGCAAAAAAAGCCGGAAACCCTATCACGGCTCTTTGGATTCAGGATTGGGTGGGAAGAAGAAAAACGAGTTTTGGTTCCCAGCTCTGGTGGAAATGGATCGCGGATGAAAAGTCCTATCCCGATTTTAAAAAATTCTGTTCTGACTTAAACGCACAAGGAATTTCTGTATTAGGATATTTGAATCCTTTTTTGGCAAACGAAGGACCTCTTTTCGAAGAGGCGGTTAAAAAGAATTATCTCGTAAAAAACAAAAACGGAAAGGACTATGAGATCGCGACTGCGGGATTTCCGGCTTACTTGCTCGATCTTACAAGCCCGGAAGCCGTGAAATGGATTCAGGGAATCATCCAAAAAAATATGATCGGAGCCGGGCTTTCAGGATGGATGGCCGATTTTGGAGAATGGTTGCCTCTCGACGCGGTTTTGTATTCGGGCGTAAACGCTGAAAGCTATCATAATGTGTATCCGGTCGAATGGGCCCGAATCAATCGAGAAGCGATCCGGCAAGCTGGCAAGGAAGGAAAGATCGTATTCTTTACAAGAGCCGGTTACAGCGAATCGATGAAACATTCCACTCTCTTTTGGGAAGGGGATCAGATGGTGAGTTGGGGAGAACACGACGGTCTTATCTCCGTTCTTACGGGTCTTTTATCCGGGGGCCTTAGCGGAATTTCTCTCAATCACAGCGATATCGGCGGTTATACGACGATCAACAATCCTCTAAAAAATTATCACCGCTCCAAGGAACTGTTTTTGCGTTGGGCGGAATTGAACGTCTTTAGTCCCGTCTTTCGAACACACGAAGGAAATCGTCCCGAAAAAAACCATCAGGCCTTCAGCGACGAAGAAACGATTCGAGAATTTGCGAGATATGGAAAGATGCACTTTGTGTTGAAAGAATATCTGCAAGCCCTCGTAAAAGAAGCTTCTCTCACCGGACTACCCGTGGTTCGGCCGTTGTATCTACACTATCCAAACGACCTCCGAACACACGAGATCAAAAACGAATTTTTATTGGGAGAAGATCTTTTGGTTTTACCGGTTTTAGAAAAAGGAGAATCTTCCGTGGAAGGTTATTTACCCGAAGGAGAATGGGAACATCTCTGGACCGGAAAGATTTTTACGGGCAGACAAGATATCGAGGTGGAAAGTCCTTTGGGTAGTCCCGCGATCTTTTTAAAGAAGAATGGAACTTGGTTTCCGAAGTTGAAAAACGCGCTTCTTCCTTTCAGACGATAA